The Acipenser ruthenus chromosome 27, fAciRut3.2 maternal haplotype, whole genome shotgun sequence genome includes a window with the following:
- the LOC117432230 gene encoding transmembrane protein 178B-like isoform X1 has translation MAAMKILTSTGLFLALCALGLLAMAICTDYWYETDARRHRERCKNYSNKRTDPGYIYISNHNLPLRMPPRDKSKGKGEGSGLLPRVKRHFLAAASAMESHCSRQFNSTISGLWRRCHREGFDIETEDLIYKGMIQRCIPVKYHYSSSILPRNFPINITKTIRQDEWHALHLRRMTAGFIGMAVSIILFGWIIGVLGCCKQHDLMQYVAGLLFLMGGTCCIISLCTCVAGINFELSRYPRHMYGLPEDISHGYGWSMFCAWGGLGLTLLAGFLCTLAPSLSAPRTMAPKPRQENGTV, from the exons ATGGCTGCCATGAAGATTCTAACGAGCACCGGGCTCTTTTTGGCGTTATGCGCGTTAGGGTTGCTGGCTATGGCCATCTGCACCGACTACTGGTACGAAACAGATGCTCGGAGGCACCGGGAAAGGTGTAAGAATTATTCCAACAAGAGAACTGACCCGGGATACATCTATATTTCCAATCACAACCTTCCCCTCCGCATGCCGCCCAGGGATAAAAGCAAAGGGAAGGGAGAAGGGAGTGGGCTACTTCCCAGAGTCAAGCGGCATTTCTTAGCGGCTGCCTCGGCCATGGAGTCTCATTGCAGCCGGCAGTTTAACTCGACCATTTCGGGGCTGTGGAGACGGTGTCACCGGGAGGGATTTGATATTGAGACCGAGGACCTCATCTATAAag GTATGATCCAGCGCTGTATCCCAGTGAAGTACCATTACTCCTCATCCATTCTTCCGAGGAACTTCCCCATCAACATCACCAAGACAATCCGACAGGACGAGTGGCACGCGCTGC ATCTACGTCGAATGACAGCTGGCTTCATCGGGATGGCGGTTTCCATTATCCTGTTCGGGTGGATTATTGGAGTCCTCGGCTGCTGCAAGCAGCATGATTTAATGCAGTATGTGGCGGGGCTGTTGTTTCTCATGGGAG GAACCTGCTGCATCATCTCCCTGTGCACCTGCGTCGCAGGGATAAATTTTGAACTGTCCCGCTACCCGCGGCACATGTACGGACTACCGGAGGACATCAGCCACGGCTACGGCTGGTCTATGTTCTGTGCCTGGGGTGGGCTGGGGCTGACCTTGCTAGCCGGATTCCTGTGTACATTAGCCCCTTCCCTCAGTGCCCCCCGCACGATGGCACCGAAACCAAGGCAGGAGAACGGAACAGTCTGA
- the LOC117432230 gene encoding transmembrane protein 178B-like isoform X2 — MAAMKILTSTGLFLALCALGLLAMAICTDYWYETDARRHRERCKNYSNKRTDPGYIYISNHNLPLRMPPRDKSKGKGEGSGLLPRVKRHFLAAASAMESHCSRQFNSTISGLWRRCHREGFDIETEDLIYKGMIQRCIPVKYHYSSSILPRNFPINITKTIRQDEWHALRTCCIISLCTCVAGINFELSRYPRHMYGLPEDISHGYGWSMFCAWGGLGLTLLAGFLCTLAPSLSAPRTMAPKPRQENGTV, encoded by the exons ATGGCTGCCATGAAGATTCTAACGAGCACCGGGCTCTTTTTGGCGTTATGCGCGTTAGGGTTGCTGGCTATGGCCATCTGCACCGACTACTGGTACGAAACAGATGCTCGGAGGCACCGGGAAAGGTGTAAGAATTATTCCAACAAGAGAACTGACCCGGGATACATCTATATTTCCAATCACAACCTTCCCCTCCGCATGCCGCCCAGGGATAAAAGCAAAGGGAAGGGAGAAGGGAGTGGGCTACTTCCCAGAGTCAAGCGGCATTTCTTAGCGGCTGCCTCGGCCATGGAGTCTCATTGCAGCCGGCAGTTTAACTCGACCATTTCGGGGCTGTGGAGACGGTGTCACCGGGAGGGATTTGATATTGAGACCGAGGACCTCATCTATAAag GTATGATCCAGCGCTGTATCCCAGTGAAGTACCATTACTCCTCATCCATTCTTCCGAGGAACTTCCCCATCAACATCACCAAGACAATCCGACAGGACGAGTGGCACGCGCTGC GAACCTGCTGCATCATCTCCCTGTGCACCTGCGTCGCAGGGATAAATTTTGAACTGTCCCGCTACCCGCGGCACATGTACGGACTACCGGAGGACATCAGCCACGGCTACGGCTGGTCTATGTTCTGTGCCTGGGGTGGGCTGGGGCTGACCTTGCTAGCCGGATTCCTGTGTACATTAGCCCCTTCCCTCAGTGCCCCCCGCACGATGGCACCGAAACCAAGGCAGGAGAACGGAACAGTCTGA